Part of the Zea mays cultivar B73 chromosome 4, Zm-B73-REFERENCE-NAM-5.0, whole genome shotgun sequence genome is shown below.
GATGGCTGCATACCCCTTCACCCCAGCGTTTTACATAAGAAACCCTCTGGAGTTAGATAATGAACCTGTCGTCGTGCTCAGTGTGGCTCAGTGTCTTGGGAAGAATTACCCCGAGGCCCCTGCCTTTCTCTGTTTTAGTTCGCGCAGTCCAGAGCCCATTTAAATTGgacaaatgaattagaaaataaatatttaatatgaaaataattactagaatttgtttaattcctagaaaattcgtattaagtccaaattgatccattccagttcctataattttgtaatattattgtttatcacctagagtctctgttttgacataaaaaagtaagaaaattaatttctcgattaaccatatatcaagcacataaaacctttggaaattcataatttaaaatacataactccaaaattaatgattcatgttcctatgttcttattttaatgtgtaagttattattatgtatttgtttacatatttggtgtgatgttaatttctcctttatgttgtgtttgtttgtattgtggcgtgtagaagagcctgtgactgaggatcctggtgcccagcagataaaagttgctgagcaggagcttattgaaggcaagttgtgcccttgaccactttttacccaataatgttctttataatcatttgacATGCatcggcttaattttgatgggtcccaataggtcaccctagactgtttatctctttaccatgttatccctgaatcacttggataGTTTTGTTATTGCTTCACATGGTTTTGGataaatatttcattatatccatgttccaattattttgttattttatttatgttcatgtcaagatcattatatttttaattggaacatggagcttaacttgagaaacacgtgccaccacaagggaggaatgggaccccttggctaactaattagaaaagctagtggaagactatcttacccgaaaggggcaagagcagtaggggagttgcatacagggaggttctcgggttgattttgctgcgatggcagtcagaacggggattcttgcaagtgctcttcccataaactgtagcgggttttcggaagctagtggaactttgtaaaggcctcatagtggagcCCTAGCCATTCGCCtctgtagtgtctaagggccttgcaaaccctagcgacatgggatacacgacttgtgggtacagggtacaacctctgcagagtataaaactggtatactagctgagctcacggtcatgagcagctaaggactctcgcatgattaatttatggaacttaaattcaatttgtcatctgcattgcatgggattatttattaattttgttctattattcttattatgatttggtatttacttacatttagtaactgctaataaaaatgtgaccaacttataaaagcaatgcccaACTTCAACCTTTATGTTGTTGATtagtcttacacttcacatgaactcacacctttggtgagttcatacccactggtttccccacaacttgttgagctatgatcatgtgtgagctcacccttgctgtctcacagcccccacaggagaagaacatgtggttcaggaggagccacacaacgaggagtttgatctgatctaggtggcgtctcctagttgactttatggcgccaaggatgatccttagttcgatttatatttatcttttattttgtaagacttctgcaatgtaataagtactctgatggtattgtgacatttatctctatacactctattattatatatgttgtcttctatggcgcatgtatgagatgcacccggctttgttccttaaatctgggtgtgacagttTAATTCTGTCGTACTTTGATAATGATATTTGTTAAGATACTGTGATCTGGATGATGTAAcaaagttactctactctctttacgcctttattgcattgtcttttgatatattacacttgtgatgtcaacatatgtggagaaaatggatcctggcacacatatgctatgcattcggttttgcccccaaaatcgggtgtgacaatcATCCTAAGAGAAGGTAACATGAATATGGGACCACTTGGTCCTAATGTAGGTTCCTTGGACACCTAGATGCTACACCCttcattgagcttctttcttctaTTTTTTGTTGCTGGGTTCGAAGCTCGAGCCCATAATAATGGGGAGACTAGGCTTCTCCATGAAAGCTAACGAAGCTTGATGGCTTGCCATGCTTTTCGTCGTGACGAAGCTCGTCGTGGTCATGAGATCACTAGAGGTGGCCGCCAATGTTGGATACTTGATTTCAATCCCCTGAAGGCATTGAAAATTAAGGCAGCACAAGTTAGTAATGGAGACCTTCGTCCTAAGTTTAACACTTATATAGTGTTAAGGCGAAAAATGAAGGCCTTCAGATATAAATGTAAATGGAAGTGATACGTAATAAAATAACACAGTACAATGGTCTATGAGAACTTATCTCTTTTGCCTTAACATTTTCAATACGTCTCCCATTACAATAGATATACAAGCATACATTTGGCTCCTTGACAGAAGAAGGTATGAAGGTTCTTCAAAAGCTAAGCGGCACCAAAGCTATAACCCTCGAAAAAGTATTTTAtgcagggcactgttcatctatttatatgggAGGTGAACCGCCTTTATACATATTTACAATAATATCCATCAAGGTTTTATACACACTATTTACAAACGGTATTAGGGCAATAGCGTATTTTCTCTGTCCTCGGTTATATGGGCTTCGATCGTCATTGTTTTACCAGCTTCCCTTTTGGGTTGCTTCCAAAGTTGTCGACTTCGGTTGTTGTCGTCGTCACTTGCGCACAGACGAAGTTTTTTTGTACACTGCTTTGGATGAAAGCTTTGTATGCAAGTGGAAATGTTTCTGAATATGCGACTTCATAGACCAGAACGCATGAAATACATTAATGATGTCTACTTTGATTCCCTCCCACGCGACCTTGAAGAACTTTTAGTTGAATCCATCTGGCGCCGGGGCGCGGTCACCAGGTATCTCTTGGACCATCTGCCCGTATTCTTCAGAAAAGCAGGCGTAGCAAATCAATGCGTTGTTGCCTGCAGGGCCTATTCCGTAGGATTTCATTCAGTAACTGAAGATGACATCTGGTCGTTTTATCCTTATCATGGTCGTTTTATCCTTATCAGAACTTAACGTACGTCCTTCGTGCTGGAAACATAGTTCATCCTATTCCTGTGACAACCATGTAAGGCTTCGTTCGTTTAAGCCCATCCAGACTGGGATGAGGCTGGATTGTAGCCCAATCCAAGCTATATTCCAAGCCCAGGAAAAAATTAAGATTCTAATTTTTTCGCGTTCGGTTAAGCCCACTGGAATTCAAACCCATAGGTTTGGATTTTTTTTTGCTACAGTGGATCCTAGATCCGAGCCATGACTCCTAGGGTCTGGAAACAAACCATGGAGCCATGACCACTCTGTGACCGAGGGGACCGGCAGCGGCGTAAGGAGTCTTCCTCTCTAACGCTGGCAACGTCGACACCGCTGGCAAGCTTCTCTCCGGTTTGATCCTTTCTCATCTGCTCTCTACCCCTCTCTCTATCTTTCTACGTCCAGTTGCTGCACATCCACATCGGCTCCTAGATCCCGACCACCGCCCTGCTCTCCGACGGCGTCGGCGAGGCCGCGCAGATCTACTGTGAGCTCGCCCGCCTCAGGTTCCTATTCCATCTCGAATTCGGAGTCTTCTCTCGTCCCTATCCCCCTCCAGCACCGCCACAGCCGAAACCTTTGCCCGACAACGCGACAAGCAGCTTCAATCCAGTTCCTTGGAGGTCGCGTTAGAGCGTGGTTGAATCTGACGAAGTTGAAAGACCCCCTCACTCGCGCCGCCTCCTCGTCCGTGAAGGTCGGCAGCCTGGACCCGACGTTCTTCCTCATCACCGGAGGGTAGTCCCCGAACACCATAGGATGCATGAACCATCCGATGTGGAAATCGTCCATCCTTGCGGCTACCGCGACATCGTTGGGAGTCTGAGTCCTAGGATCGTACCACCAACCAAGCAAGGTCAGTCCAATCCGTCCTCCTTGCTCAGCTTGGTACTTGTCTCTGTACAGGGACACTGTACACGCGTGCACAAGCAAGCGGTGGTGCGCCGCTACGTATGGCTCCATGGTGGAGTTGCCTTCCTCgcagccgaagctgaagggggacgAGCATCGCCGTGGTGGCAGGATTCCTTGATCGTACCCACCGATCGTCTCGACGTTGGGCTCGTTGATGGTGCTCCAGTACTTCACCCTGTCGCCGAAGTTGCTGAAGCACACGTCTGCGTATGCCGTGAAGTCCTCTCTGCGTCATCAAGATTGAAAGTGGCAAGATGAGTACTATCTTAGCTTAGGAGGCCACGGGAACTGTGAAATAAATAAGTACATACATGAATCATCCGATCTTCTGATGATCCGCTGCAACTTTGAAAACTaacgcagcgctgtttgttagatAACTCTGGCTAGTCCCTATCATTTGAGTTTCAGTCTGAGCCAAGTTAGTCAGTTAGCTAGTGTTCAGTTAGGCGTCATTTAGTCAGTTAGCGTTCAGCCGGAGGTTGTTCGAGCTGAGCGAATCACATGGAGAAGAGTGACCGTCATTCAGTCAGTTAGAGTCTCTGTGTTTCAGTCTCTGTGTTTTGTTTTCCTAGTATTAATAGAGTTCAGAAAACGCTGTTACTTTTGAGCAGCAACAAAACTCGTCTCTGTCAGTGCGCTCTCTGTTCTTTGTTTCAGTGAGTTCTGAGAGCCGTGAGATCCTGTCGATCTTTGTTTCATCACTGTTGACCCCCAACTCCAACGGTACTGCAACATCAAGGCTGCTTGCTTGTTTCTTTCAAAATTATAAGACTTTATGATATTTGTACATACATAATTTATTTCTTACTGATGCTTATATGAACCAATAATTTATCTATTTTCAGATTGTCCCTGCTCCAGTAAGAGTAGGCGAGGACGAGCCTCCCCCATCTTGGGTGTTGGTGCCTGACCCATTTTCTCAAGGTACTAGCCAAAACCTAAAGAAATTGAATTATATGAACTCCATAACTAGCTTTAGTAATTAATTTTCCTTATGTCTCTTGATGCTACTTTTAGTTTTGCTATGGATATGAGCAATAGAGATCACcttaggaggagggaggaggatgaTGATGACCTCTTCCTTTTGATTCTCCCTTCCCTACATCTCTTGGGCTATCTTGGACGTAGTAAAAAGAAATTGAGGCATACATCAGCGCTGACCGGGGAGGAAAAGGTTCGAGAGCTACTTGAAGGCCATATCAAGAACTGCAGGGTATCATTTAGAATGGAACCTTACATTTTCAAATCCTTGGCCAACTATCTTAGAATGGAAGGATTGGTTAAAGATACAAGAATCAAAGTTGAGGAAAAACTTGGCTTCTTCCTATACATGATTAGCCACAATGCGACATTTGAAGATCTCCAAGTCTTTTTTGGTCATAGCAATGATACATTTCACCGTGTCATCAAACATTTCTTCGACATTGTTATCCCTGGCCTTAGCATGTGGTTCCTAAAGCCTCCTTCCAATCAAGTTCATCCTAAAATTCATGGAGACAACCGATTTTATCCATACTTCAAGGTGACTTCTTTTAACTCTTATGTGTCCATCTTAGAACATCCTCAATATTAGATCTTAGAAGATCGTTTCTTTTTTTTTGCAGAATTGCATAGGTTCTGTCGGTACccagaaactagggtaccccttactactgtgtAAAGACACAGTACCCACGCGGCtttctttagtcgcgtggtaaaagagctGTATGTGGGACTAGGCCATAACTCGCCCGAGCATcgagcgactactctgggccagcaacagcgcctgaccccTCCATATAGGTGGGTCCGGGTCCGCCatgtgtccagagaaagtgatatacttcaagacatcaatagtgagtCCGGACctccatgggaaagtgtcggacccctgtatatacagaccggacctccaagtttggtccaggacccccacgtgtacggaccggacccctagaatgggatccggacccccccgTATGGGGTCGAGGCCGCCCATAGTAGGGTCCCAAGGTCCTAGGACAGAACACGCCCGAGCTTTAATCAGGGCCAACAGGCAGAACCTAGcatgacgcctctgggctacgtgcgccttcgcattcattacggataaggcatgcacctgtccattccactgacaggcggTGTGCCCAGTTCATAATACGTGGGTCGCGCAATTACTTGCACGTTACTATATCGAGGGCAATAACTCACCATTACTTGTGCGGGTTACtacctatcaatgctgcatggactgcatCCATCATGACTTCCGCTaattactcatgcgttactctgtcagcattatttattcccataatgtatttcttccattatgctcctgggcctgcatgtcggggctcagcatccttgtatgtgcctctctTAAACTATAAAatggaaggcacacaacgttacaaggacaCACTCAATCATACTCTCAATACtacttacacacagtggaggtagggtattacgctccagcggcctgaactactataatccctcgtgtcctcatgtgttcatcccgaatttaccaaacaggcaaccgcttaggccccctcctcatcttagaattagggcgggtgcgttttgCCACCCGGCCAGTGGATTTTCCCATCGAcatttggcgcaccaggtagggggcttTTGGCTTGAGGTTTTTCGCTTGTTTTCCTGCTCAACACGATGGTTTAGATCATCGAGCACCGCGACTTGATTCCTGAGGACttcctgatggaggaagaggcagCATCTTCCATGCCACGAAGTTCCAACTGCCCTGCGACCGATGATGCTGTTATGCACGCTGCGCAGCAGCACACGCATGTGCAGACATCTAGGGCTCCGTCAAGGGCTGCTCCTGGGGCGTTGTCTGCAGCTAGGGAGTTGCTGCGCAACCCCCCAAGttccacggcctcaccgggggccatgaggcAGTGGCGTGAAGATGTAGATCCACTCCTCGGCATGGCACATTATGGTTCggccaggcccaggcctcggtcattcCGGCGTCAGCGTGAGGTGTCGGCGTCTATgcactcaccctcagtgaggggtacACGGACTGACGACCTACGGGTAGAGCTCAACCACAGGTGTGTAGGCGAGGACGCCCGAATCTCTCTGGAGAGGCATGACGACCTACGAGCagagctcaaccgtaggcgtgcgggtgaggatgcttgggtctctctggagagggcgcatGAGCACCGACAAAACTTCAAGGGTCACAACCTCGACCAGGACTTCGCTCCAGTTTCACCACAAACTCCAAGGGATGCCCGAATCCATGCGGGTGTCCCATTTGTCGGCGTGGGCTACGCTGCactagcggatcatctccgcgtggcgacttggccacccaagttccggcacacctgccggagaagtacgacgggACATCGAATTCGTTGGAATTCCTGCAGGTCGACGTCACCGCTATTACGGCAGCTGGTGGAAACACTGCTGTGATGGCaagctacttccatgtagccttgaccgggtcggcccggacctggctcatgaaccttaccctgggatcaatctactcctgggaagagctctgtgcacggttcacagcgaacttcgccagtgcttatcagcagcatggcgtggaggctcatctccatgGAGTGAGGTAAgaacccggagagactctccgggctttcatctcctgtttcaccaaggtacgggggactacacctcgcatctccgatgcctccattatcactactttccgacagggggtgcatgataagaagatgttggagaaattggcgacgcatgacgtggaaaccaTCACGTCGCTCTtcactctggccgacaaatgtgccAGAGCTGCTGAGGGACGTGCATGACACTCAGCACCGCAGACCAGAGttacccagacgggtggctcaggtgccaccacccagggaggtggcaagaagaagaagaagaaccgcggtcACGATAGGCCGCAATCTGGTGCTTCGGTCGccgcagctgcgactgggggccgggaTGAGCGCGGCAAGTGCCACCGGCAACAGGGAAGTGACAGTGGGTCGTGTCCTgtccaccccaacagtcgccgtaGCGCCTCAGAATGCCGAGAGATCCTGAAGCTCACGAAGCGCATCAGCGAGCGGTGCGAGCAGGCCTCCAGGGATGGCTCGCCGCCTCGCCGTCGGCCTGGCAAAGAGAAGGTCGATGAAGGCGATCTAGTCGCAGGAGaaagggacctcgggtatcagaccCCCGAGCAGGTTCTCAACGACATCGtcactggagactccgactcTGGTGATGACGACGACCGCCGcaagtgtgacggaacctcccaagtcattaggcccacctacagttgtccttgtccaatggagctcagacaaccctgcaggtgcacctgattccTTGAcatgttcggtatctgaattccttaccttcccaagagcgttttatccgtcacgcagacattacaattcatcagagatacggaaatgcggaagcaattacaataacttacttttattgaaaagtaagacaaagttaaatatttacagaccagaatataatatatgagtgctgagtattattattacaaaccatgggaggcaaaaacccctcccgaataagaagtaaaaagtttttaatggAGGTTCTTCCCTCCCGCAACTTTAGTCTTGGTTCTCTTCTTTGgctaccacctttgaacaaaagcaacaaagtttgtcgcttcttcacctaaaacaacatgggacaaagccctgagtacgaagtgtactttcgcaagacttacccaacaaagtaaaaagactctcaaggatatgctggctttaagggagtcaaggtaaggcttatcaataatcaattactctgtttgcagaaatgcttactaaaagtggatccttaaaaatccaattttaattgtcagattaagtaagattacctgcatctagagttctctctaccctagttcaatcacttgacctgcactagccaatttcttaacaacccttcatctttactggatttcgacgtataggtcagtgaccaagtcttcatgtccgcgaagttacggcgatccgaatcgattatactcagctgaggatctccaatcacacgacatatgtagcacttaacccttgcgtatgtcaactcgccaccggggttcttaagaccagattaggttcacgccaaccgagagcacagatacaccaccgtccagcctcttgccatggagagtacacgctactctcgccatctctccacgcccattgtgtgttatcttattctggtattagtctgcccgaggcaaagcttacccatgacgaggcatgtgaccagttaaagggtcctcggtcagtaggcctacatcgagaaggtccttaatcgactcagagggagacactacaccgagactctcttctcgtgcaagtcacccacccggtctcagcttaatcatttcaaacccaaagtttggtacctgttagaggtacatctttttcgatgttgaacccatcatggccatgatggatccaccatcaaattttattgtcgaaaacatcccacccactttgcaacatcatcttttgtgaaaacaaaacattttgttttgctagagcaaggctaagcataagaaaaaccttttgtaaaacagggatttaaggaaggtaatcatattcaaggaaggaaatgcaggaattggtttagcacataactcctatcacctaatacatcaagcaagtgagaaagattttaaaaggaacaaggaggtggcaaatgcaccggggcttgccttgtgttactggtgaatcaggctcggttccgcagatatcaaaatagaaacagatGCCTActtgatgttcctcaggtggtggtggtgatgaagtccttgtctcttcgacttctacttcctcttcgttttctaaatatagccaagtataataatgaatgctcatgtagtgttcatgaagatgcaaagacaATAAAAGTTtatatctaaggtcttgaatacaactttccttaacggatctccgagaacttagggtttccggagtcaatagtgaagttcaaagggcatgggggtagggttttgggttctaagcaacaaacatggtccaaatcatatcaaactctacccaaggcttctaaatattatttagagattaccctaaaaatttagtgaattttggatttattatttattctctaaaaatccagaagcatggtTTTTGGCTGTTTTGAAAACTCTATAATtccctatttggactaaaaatcatgaaactatttttattatgttctataggaaattagaagcctaacaaaattggtcttgcatttttagcattttctacaattttctagaatttctttagctctgttagaaaaagaaaaagaaaatgtatGAACAGTATTGGACCTAAACCGGCCCAAGTCAGCCCACGACAGAAGGAAAGCTCCCGCGCGCGTGCCCGCGCTGGTAGATTTGCACAGAGGCCCCCGCTGTCTTGAATAATCTGTTAGGAACCCACAACCACTATTCACCCTCTCTCTAACAATTACACAGAGGTCCCCTGACCTTTGTTTCTTCTCCAAATAGAACCCTGGCCACGGCGCGCTCGCCGTCGATCACCCCGCGACTTGTACTGGCCATGGCCGGTGGCAGCTATCCCAATTAGTTACAGGGTGAGCATTTCCGACCCCAGGTGACTCAAGAACATCCTTCAATTTTAGTTTGCACACTAGAGAAGGTCCTACCCACGCGCATGGTGGAAACCGTGACGTCGAGCCCGTGTTCTCATTCACTCACGCCCAAATTGGTCAAATGGCTGCTACGATGAGCTTCACGGGTATACAGAGCTGCGAAAACAACACTCGAGAGATGCAGAGCCTTACCAGAGTGGTCCGGCCATGGAGCGCGGAGACTTGTGCTCGCTAGTGACAGAGAAAGGGGAAAATGGCGTCACGACGGCTCTGGGTGGAATTGGGAGGTGGGATTGGGGCTACACGGTCGTAAGGAACTATAGTTTCACCGTGCACACTTAATTTGGGAAGAGGTGGCAGAGGCAGTGCGAATTTTGggctgcaatcaaactcactggtGGAGATGTGAACACCTCGCCGTGGACCATGGTGCTATTTATAGCCACGGCGGTCCAGCTAACGATCAGCGACCGTGGAAGGCTTTGTTCACGCATGGCAACCACGTATAGAAGAGGCACAGTAAGGGAAATCGAGGCATGGGTGACACCGCGGCAGAAATGACCGAGCCACAGCGATCGCCGGTG
Proteins encoded:
- the LOC111591355 gene encoding beta-glucosidase 31 → MEPYVAAHHRLLVHACTVSLYRDKYQAEQGGRIGLTLLGWWYDPRTQTPNDVAVAARMDDFHIGWFMHPMVFGDYPPVMRKNVGSRLPTFTDEEAARVRGSFNFVRFNHALTRPPRNWIEAACRVVGQRFRLWRCWRGIGTREDSEFEME